One stretch of Fibrobacter sp. DNA includes these proteins:
- the fabZ gene encoding 3-hydroxyacyl-ACP dehydratase FabZ, with protein sequence MFDIQEIMKNVPHRYPFLLIDRVLDFKENQSVTVLKNISINEAQFQGHFPSKPVFPGVYIIENMAQASCFLLAKSSGGIKENCVYYLGKVSKMSFMQPVVPGDQLVTTVNIEKVFGDSAAVVGRATVDGKLVAKGEMMFGMRKEA encoded by the coding sequence ATGTTCGATATACAGGAAATAATGAAAAATGTTCCTCACCGGTATCCTTTTCTTCTTATCGACAGGGTACTGGATTTTAAGGAAAACCAGTCAGTAACCGTATTAAAGAATATTTCAATAAACGAGGCTCAGTTTCAGGGACATTTTCCCTCCAAACCAGTCTTTCCGGGTGTATATATAATTGAAAATATGGCCCAGGCATCCTGCTTCCTGCTGGCTAAGTCATCAGGCGGTATTAAGGAAAACTGTGTTTACTACCTGGGCAAAGTCTCAAAAATGTCTTTCATGCAACCAGTCGTTCCAGGAGATCAACTCGTCACGACTGTGAACATTGAAAAAGTTTTCGGTGACAGTGCCGCTGTGGTGGGAAGAGCCACAGTAGATGGAAAGCTTGTAGCAAAAGGGGAAATGATGTTCGGGATGCGCAAAGAAGCCTGA
- a CDS encoding beta-ketoacyl-[acyl-carrier-protein] synthase family protein — protein sequence MYENRVVITGLGLVTPIGTGVKKFWQAALNGENGVRPLQIFDATEFRTKTGGEVLDFDASQYLSNEEIEEMGRSSQFAVAAAKMAIYDSGIDLSKENPFRIGISMGTTMGEPQILEKGVKIKYQTGDAGQIPSNLPRQYPCASIPANIARVFGIKGPHIMIPTACAAGNYAIGYAFDLIKRNKIDMAIVGGSDPFSGIAFTGFNRLLATTPDVCRPFDKNRAGMAVSEGSGVLFLERLDKAIARGAEIYAEIIGCGLGCDAFKMTIPDPTGSGGILALNRSIKYSGITPNDIDYICAHGTGTGENDKSETLIVKSVLGEKARTTPMSSLKSMLGHTMGAASAIEAAACALMIKHGIALPTINYSEPDPECDLDYIPNQARPMKLETVVSNAYAFAGNTSSIVLRKFKG from the coding sequence ATGTACGAAAACAGAGTCGTAATTACTGGTCTGGGCCTGGTTACCCCAATAGGTACAGGTGTAAAGAAGTTCTGGCAAGCCGCCCTGAATGGAGAAAATGGTGTCAGACCTCTCCAGATCTTTGATGCAACTGAATTCAGAACCAAAACCGGCGGTGAGGTCTTGGATTTCGATGCATCGCAGTATCTCTCAAATGAAGAGATAGAAGAGATGGGCCGTTCAAGCCAGTTTGCAGTTGCTGCGGCTAAGATGGCAATCTATGACTCAGGCATAGATCTCTCAAAGGAAAATCCTTTCAGGATCGGTATCAGCATGGGTACTACCATGGGTGAACCTCAGATTCTGGAGAAGGGAGTAAAGATAAAGTATCAGACCGGTGATGCCGGCCAGATCCCCTCCAACCTTCCAAGACAGTATCCCTGTGCATCAATACCAGCTAATATCGCAAGAGTTTTTGGAATCAAAGGCCCGCATATAATGATTCCCACTGCCTGCGCCGCGGGAAACTATGCTATAGGGTATGCCTTTGATTTAATAAAGCGAAACAAGATCGATATGGCAATCGTTGGAGGAAGTGATCCGTTCTCAGGTATCGCTTTCACAGGTTTCAACCGCCTGCTCGCTACAACACCAGACGTCTGCCGTCCTTTCGACAAAAACCGCGCAGGCATGGCAGTCAGTGAGGGATCGGGTGTGCTGTTTCTGGAGCGGCTTGACAAAGCTATAGCACGCGGAGCAGAAATATACGCTGAAATTATCGGTTGTGGTCTGGGTTGTGATGCCTTCAAGATGACAATACCTGACCCCACCGGAAGCGGCGGGATTCTGGCCCTGAATCGCTCGATCAAATACTCCGGGATCACCCCGAACGATATAGATTATATCTGTGCACACGGAACCGGTACCGGCGAGAACGATAAATCCGAAACACTTATAGTTAAATCGGTTCTGGGCGAGAAGGCCCGCACTACTCCTATGTCATCACTGAAATCCATGTTAGGCCATACCATGGGTGCTGCCTCAGCCATAGAAGCTGCAGCATGCGCCCTGATGATAAAGCATGGGATTGCCTTACCGACAATAAATTATTCCGAACCAGACCCGGAATGTGATCTCGATTATATACCTAATCAGGCCCGTCCGATGAAACTTGAAACAGTGGTTTCCAATGCTTATGCATTTGCGGGCAATACTTCCTCAATTGTTCTCAGAAAATTCAAAGGGTAA
- a CDS encoding acyl carrier protein, with amino-acid sequence MNKEEIKSTIRELITDIAEDMDIDESSITDDASFIEDMGLDSMALLEVLATMEKKFGVSIPESEFPNITSINKCVTTVEKYLSQKN; translated from the coding sequence ATGAATAAAGAAGAAATCAAAAGCACTATTCGCGAACTCATTACAGACATCGCAGAAGATATGGATATTGACGAATCTTCGATTACCGATGATGCCAGTTTTATTGAAGATATGGGACTGGATTCAATGGCATTGCTGGAAGTGCTGGCTACCATGGAGAAAAAATTCGGTGTTTCAATACCGGAATCCGAATTCCCCAATATCACTTCTATCAACAAGTGTGTAACAACTGTTGAAAAATACCTCTCCCAGAAGAACTGA
- a CDS encoding NAD(P)/FAD-dependent oxidoreductase, protein MDRDFDVIILGSGIGGLTCGAFLASSGMRVLVLEKHTRIGGYTHCFKRRQFRFESAVHSIPAGPNGFIMHLLKQLGIDNRIITEEHKTMYHSQWNGFSYSVPVWYDQIIEKLSEDFPHQKSNLMKLFGEMRSFYDAFLGPLWQGSLEETPEYHSFVSAHQNQNFKDYIKSFINDENLQRVIYSQWPFGGTPPSSAPVAFYVLMFIVHAMEGSHSIKGGFDNLASALASVITSNGGEVRTRAEVVSLKAEGGSANSVTLDSGETFSADNFVSNISPYILHNEIIGPESRSRIWLRRLGNLNPSVSCVAVYLGLDTPSFNMVPHNVFNWFDGSDESVYERIQNCDLQTIDHLIFLRPSDSEDDKTLTILNFVKKSASDNWKSEKILHAERIMTKAESIIPGLRGHVSLMETGSPSTFERYTGNTGGALYGFENTSHIYGEAKLPIKTHLSNLFQTGHWGKPGGGIWNTMYNGYTTALTMLTSIENRTAIKSAKSS, encoded by the coding sequence TTGGATAGAGATTTTGATGTAATTATACTCGGGTCCGGAATCGGAGGACTCACCTGCGGCGCATTTCTGGCATCCAGTGGAATGAGAGTTCTTGTTCTGGAAAAACACACCCGTATCGGGGGTTACACACATTGCTTCAAGCGCAGGCAATTCAGATTCGAATCAGCGGTACATTCGATTCCTGCAGGCCCGAACGGTTTTATCATGCATCTGCTGAAACAGCTTGGCATCGATAACCGCATTATCACAGAAGAACACAAAACTATGTACCATTCACAGTGGAATGGATTTTCCTATTCTGTTCCTGTCTGGTACGATCAGATCATTGAGAAACTATCAGAGGATTTTCCGCATCAGAAATCCAACCTGATGAAACTTTTTGGTGAGATGAGGTCCTTTTATGATGCTTTTCTGGGACCTCTCTGGCAGGGATCTCTGGAAGAAACACCTGAATACCATTCATTTGTATCTGCTCATCAGAACCAAAATTTCAAAGATTACATTAAATCTTTTATTAATGATGAGAATCTTCAGAGGGTAATTTATTCTCAGTGGCCATTTGGCGGCACTCCCCCATCCAGCGCTCCAGTAGCGTTTTATGTTTTGATGTTTATAGTGCACGCGATGGAAGGTTCTCATTCCATTAAGGGTGGATTCGATAACCTGGCTTCAGCCCTCGCATCTGTTATTACATCCAATGGTGGTGAGGTACGTACCAGGGCAGAAGTAGTATCTCTGAAAGCGGAAGGAGGCAGTGCGAATTCCGTCACCCTTGATAGTGGAGAGACCTTTTCTGCAGACAATTTTGTCTCAAATATCAGTCCTTATATACTTCACAACGAAATCATCGGTCCTGAATCCCGAAGCAGAATATGGCTGCGCAGGTTAGGTAACCTCAATCCGTCTGTATCCTGTGTCGCCGTTTATCTTGGACTTGACACCCCGTCTTTCAATATGGTTCCACATAATGTCTTCAACTGGTTTGACGGCAGTGATGAGTCGGTGTATGAACGGATACAGAACTGTGATCTTCAAACAATCGATCATTTAATCTTTCTGCGTCCTTCGGATTCCGAGGATGACAAGACCCTGACCATTCTCAACTTTGTCAAAAAGTCAGCCTCAGATAACTGGAAAAGCGAAAAGATTCTGCATGCAGAAAGGATTATGACAAAAGCAGAAAGCATCATTCCGGGATTGAGGGGACATGTAAGCCTTATGGAAACAGGTTCTCCATCAACCTTTGAGCGCTACACAGGGAACACCGGAGGCGCTCTCTATGGTTTTGAAAACACATCGCATATTTACGGTGAAGCTAAACTTCCCATTAAAACACATCTTTCCAACCTCTTTCAGACAGGGCACTGGGGAAAACCGGGCGGCGGTATCTGGAATACTATGTATAACGGCTATACCACAGCACTTACAATGCTGACAAGCATTGAAAACAGAACGGCAATAAAGTCCGCCAAATCATCCTGA
- a CDS encoding pyridoxal phosphate-dependent aminotransferase, with translation MNPVKKSTKLDNVLYDIRGPVLDEAKRLEEEGYQVLKLNTGNPAPFGLFAPDEILHDMVINLSTTQGYSDSKGMFPARKAIMQYCQQKNIAGVETEDIFIGNGASEVIVMAMQALLNTGDEILVPSPDYPLWTAAVNLSGGTAVHYVCDEQSSWCPDIEDIKKKVNSNTRGIVVINPNNPTGALYPVEILEQIIEIARQNDLIVFSDEIYDKITYDGAVHTSTASLADDVLFITINGLSKTYRVAGFRVGWMVVSGRKSVARDYIEGLTMLASMRLCSNVPGQSIIQTALGGYQSIYDLTKEGGRLKEQRDICYSMVNQIEGLSCVKPQAAFYLFPKIDIKKFNITSDEKFVLDFLRSERILLVHGTGFNWSDPDHFRIVFLPTAEELKDAMLKLRKFLSGYRQE, from the coding sequence ATGAACCCTGTGAAAAAGTCAACCAAACTCGACAATGTGCTTTACGATATAAGAGGTCCGGTTCTTGATGAGGCAAAACGTCTTGAAGAAGAAGGATATCAGGTACTAAAACTCAATACCGGCAATCCTGCTCCCTTTGGATTGTTCGCTCCCGATGAGATTCTTCATGACATGGTTATAAACCTCAGCACAACCCAGGGTTATAGTGATTCAAAGGGAATGTTTCCGGCGCGTAAAGCGATAATGCAGTATTGTCAGCAGAAAAACATTGCCGGTGTGGAAACCGAGGACATTTTCATCGGAAATGGGGCCAGTGAGGTAATAGTTATGGCCATGCAGGCGTTGCTCAATACCGGTGATGAAATTCTGGTTCCCTCTCCGGATTATCCTCTATGGACTGCGGCCGTCAACCTTTCCGGAGGCACCGCGGTTCACTATGTCTGTGATGAGCAGTCATCCTGGTGTCCGGATATAGAGGATATAAAGAAGAAGGTCAATTCAAACACCCGGGGAATCGTGGTGATAAATCCCAACAATCCCACAGGTGCGCTCTATCCGGTGGAAATCCTGGAACAGATAATTGAAATTGCCCGTCAGAATGATCTTATAGTCTTTTCCGATGAGATTTATGACAAGATTACCTATGACGGAGCAGTTCACACATCTACTGCTTCCCTTGCCGACGATGTATTGTTTATCACAATCAATGGACTTTCTAAAACATATAGAGTAGCAGGGTTCAGGGTTGGATGGATGGTGGTAAGCGGAAGAAAGAGTGTTGCCAGAGATTACATTGAAGGACTGACGATGCTTGCCTCGATGCGCCTGTGCAGCAACGTTCCAGGACAATCGATAATCCAGACCGCACTGGGAGGTTACCAGAGCATCTATGATTTGACAAAGGAAGGGGGCAGACTCAAAGAACAGCGGGATATCTGCTATTCGATGGTAAACCAGATAGAAGGGCTTAGCTGCGTGAAACCGCAGGCGGCTTTCTATCTTTTCCCAAAAATTGACATAAAGAAGTTTAATATAACAAGTGATGAAAAATTCGTGCTGGACTTCCTGCGCAGTGAGAGGATCCTTTTAGTGCACGGGACAGGTTTTAACTGGTCCGATCCTGATCATTTCCGTATTGTCTTTCTGCCCACTGCCGAGGAACTGAAAGACGCGATGTTAAAGCTCAGGAAATTCCTGTCCGGTTACAGACAAGAGTGA
- a CDS encoding DUF4956 domain-containing protein → MLDFFTIQTTTANPTLISTLYTVLLSFVLSSLIAITYEKTYCGLSYSRNYVQSLILVSIVGGMIMQSLGDNPLRGLGIMGALAIIRFRTVFKDPRDIIFMFAAVASGIACGVFGYGIAIIGTLGFCGAAVVLYYSPFGKTRYFDGMLRFNIDSNAENHAHLEGIMKNYCRHFALVSLREMAQGERIDYAYHVKLKKNLTKENFITEIRKLSSIKDVNLLLQETTVEL, encoded by the coding sequence ATGCTTGATTTTTTTACGATTCAGACAACTACTGCAAATCCAACGCTGATAAGCACCCTCTATACTGTTCTTCTTTCATTTGTCCTCTCATCACTTATCGCCATCACCTATGAAAAAACCTATTGTGGTCTTTCATATTCACGAAACTATGTTCAATCTCTGATACTGGTATCAATAGTTGGCGGAATGATTATGCAATCTCTGGGAGATAATCCTCTGCGCGGACTCGGCATAATGGGGGCATTGGCGATAATCAGATTCAGAACGGTGTTTAAAGACCCCCGTGATATCATTTTCATGTTTGCAGCAGTTGCTTCCGGAATTGCCTGCGGTGTATTTGGATACGGTATAGCGATCATAGGGACTCTGGGTTTCTGCGGTGCTGCCGTTGTACTGTATTATTCTCCATTCGGCAAAACCCGGTATTTTGACGGGATGTTGCGATTCAATATTGACAGCAATGCCGAAAATCATGCTCATCTGGAAGGAATCATGAAAAATTACTGCAGGCATTTCGCTCTGGTCAGTCTTAGAGAGATGGCCCAGGGGGAACGAATCGACTATGCCTATCATGTCAAGCTGAAAAAAAACCTGACCAAAGAAAATTTCATCACTGAAATCAGAAAACTATCATCAATCAAAGATGTGAACTTGTTATTGCAGGAAACCACTGTTGAATTGTAA